One Candidatus Eisenbacteria bacterium DNA window includes the following coding sequences:
- a CDS encoding UDP-2,3-diacylglucosamine diphosphatase, giving the protein MTHQSRTEGSSKPVRSNGIALFLSDLHLGVASDVPERVAWLLDLLHQARHRVSEVYLLGDLFDFWFEYHRAIPKGYFHFLRALSALVDEGIPVTYLGGNHDFWVGPYLERELGIEVFDRPVERQIQGRRIFLAHGDGLARGDNLYRVLNKILKNRFCIALYRLLHPDLGIPFAHWVSNISRRHKLVREILLPRLYQDIALPRFEAGYDAVVMGHVHAPAHIRRKDPLGEKEYIILGDWIKNFTYMEMEGGRFRLMRWNPQGESRLCAPESPPIKTPTRA; this is encoded by the coding sequence ATGACGCACCAATCGAGGACAGAAGGTTCATCGAAGCCGGTCCGGTCCAATGGGATAGCCCTTTTCCTCAGTGATCTCCACCTGGGCGTGGCTTCCGATGTCCCGGAAAGGGTCGCCTGGCTGCTTGATCTTTTACACCAGGCGCGGCACCGGGTTTCGGAGGTCTACCTGCTGGGCGATCTCTTTGATTTCTGGTTCGAGTACCACCGCGCCATTCCCAAGGGGTATTTTCACTTTTTGCGAGCTTTATCGGCATTGGTGGATGAAGGCATCCCCGTCACCTATCTCGGTGGGAACCACGATTTTTGGGTAGGCCCCTATCTCGAGAGGGAACTCGGGATCGAGGTCTTCGATCGTCCGGTGGAGAGGCAAATTCAGGGCCGCCGGATCTTTCTGGCGCATGGGGACGGATTAGCGCGGGGTGACAATCTTTACCGGGTGCTGAATAAAATCCTGAAGAACAGGTTCTGCATCGCGCTCTACCGCTTGCTCCATCCGGATCTCGGCATACCCTTTGCCCATTGGGTTTCAAATATCAGCCGGCGCCATAAATTAGTCAGAGAAATCTTACTGCCCCGGCTGTACCAAGATATCGCGCTGCCCCGTTTTGAAGCCGGCTACGACGCGGTTGTCATGGGCCACGTCCATGCTCCGGCCCACATCAGGAGAAAAGACCCCCTCGGTGAAAAAGAGTATATCATTCTGGGTGATTGGATAAAGAATTTCACATACATGGAGATGGAAGGCGGGCGGTTCCGTCTCATGCGATGGAATCCTCAGGGAGAATCGAGACTCTGCGCTCCGGAAAGCCCGCCCATTAAAACGCCTACCAGAGCTTGA
- a CDS encoding trypsin-like peptidase domain-containing protein, giving the protein MSRLPLGSYLGAILLLLAALGLGVGLFWGIGRLESDAASNQTPIKWGLWLSEGHDSTGLAEKTTPRVGFPLFSQKHTQPDQREMESPVWPSPDSRTYPDETGISEAPGRSPFVAVAEKVLPAVVNIDAERLFRHGDLGGSADDPMRQLFPELEGEEIEIPSTGSGFLISSQGYVVTNFHVVYDAQNISVTLADGSSHDAELVGADPPSDIAVLKIAAGRDLPYVELGNAEDLKIGDWVAAIGNPFGNLEGTLTVGVVSAKGRNELAIAGGSPVYQDFIQTDASINFGNSGGPLVNTRGEVVGINTAFNAPGRGISFAISMRMAERIISDLITNGHVIRGYLGVTLQALDSQLAEAWGLEGRTGVIVSDVIDGTPASDAGFQAGDVLLQFDGKPVLDVQPFRLLVAQTLVEKKVEVIFWRDGKIESTHVVLAERPDVVAALHPTQPESQEPASPESTGDRIWDLLGVAVDMVADGPGGERSLQVIRLRITGPAFRAGIREGDFLVEADNTFLGSGMDDLAQALERAHQGGKAMILRVFRNGAYSYIAITPDQP; this is encoded by the coding sequence ATGAGCCGATTGCCGCTGGGAAGTTACCTTGGAGCGATTTTGTTACTCCTGGCCGCCCTGGGTCTGGGTGTCGGGCTCTTTTGGGGTATCGGCCGTCTCGAATCAGATGCGGCCTCAAACCAGACCCCCATCAAATGGGGGCTGTGGCTTTCGGAAGGCCATGATTCCACCGGACTCGCGGAGAAGACCACACCCCGCGTCGGATTTCCTCTCTTCTCACAAAAACACACACAGCCAGATCAGCGGGAAATGGAATCACCAGTTTGGCCCTCTCCCGATTCGAGAACTTATCCGGATGAAACCGGCATCTCCGAGGCGCCGGGCCGCAGCCCCTTTGTCGCCGTCGCTGAGAAAGTCCTGCCGGCTGTCGTCAATATCGATGCAGAGAGACTTTTCAGACATGGTGATCTGGGCGGATCAGCTGACGACCCGATGCGGCAGCTCTTCCCGGAACTTGAAGGGGAGGAGATTGAAATACCATCGACCGGTTCCGGGTTTCTGATCAGTTCTCAAGGTTATGTCGTGACCAACTTCCATGTTGTCTACGATGCCCAAAATATCTCGGTCACCCTGGCGGATGGGAGCAGCCATGATGCCGAATTGGTGGGCGCCGATCCGCCGTCGGATATCGCCGTTCTAAAAATCGCCGCCGGCCGCGATCTTCCCTATGTTGAACTTGGGAATGCAGAAGATTTGAAAATCGGGGACTGGGTCGCGGCGATTGGGAATCCCTTTGGGAATCTGGAGGGCACGCTCACCGTCGGCGTTGTCAGCGCCAAGGGCCGGAATGAATTGGCGATCGCGGGGGGAAGCCCCGTTTATCAGGATTTCATCCAAACCGACGCCTCGATCAATTTCGGCAACAGCGGCGGCCCCCTGGTCAACACCCGGGGCGAAGTGGTTGGAATCAATACCGCCTTTAATGCGCCGGGCCGAGGGATCAGCTTCGCCATTTCGATGCGGATGGCGGAACGGATTATCAGCGATCTGATCACAAACGGACATGTCATACGCGGTTATCTTGGTGTGACGTTGCAGGCTCTGGATTCCCAACTCGCGGAGGCCTGGGGTCTGGAGGGCAGGACCGGTGTGATCGTTTCGGATGTCATCGACGGAACACCGGCCTCCGATGCCGGCTTCCAGGCCGGCGATGTTCTTCTTCAGTTCGATGGAAAGCCTGTTCTCGATGTCCAGCCCTTTCGATTATTGGTTGCGCAAACACTGGTAGAGAAAAAGGTCGAGGTCATCTTTTGGCGGGACGGGAAAATCGAATCGACGCATGTTGTCCTGGCGGAACGGCCCGATGTTGTCGCGGCTCTTCATCCGACCCAGCCCGAGTCGCAAGAACCGGCTTCGCCGGAATCGACCGGGGACCGCATCTGGGATCTCCTGGGTGTCGCGGTCGATATGGTGGCGGATGGTCCCGGGGGAGAGCGTTCGCTTCAAGTGATACGTCTTCGGATCACCGGACCGGCCTTCCGGGCCGGGATTCGCGAAGGTGATTTTCTGGTCGAAGCGGATAACACTTTCTTAGGGAGTGGGATGGATGACTTGGCCCAGGCCCTGGAGCGGGCGCACCAAGGCGGAAAGGCGATGATTCTCCGAGTTTTCCGCAATGGGGCCTATTCGTATATTGCCATCACACCAGATCAACCCTAA
- a CDS encoding PorV/PorQ family protein: protein MSRSSRHSIRIRMIIAACLALFFLAAAGSTGWAEMTGMAWLANQPDVRSALLGGAVVSNVADASATLWNPAGLAGIDGGEGLVTHAASFADIRREFAAIARNYGSVALGAHFEGVWTDDLDGYDGSGTFEGSFGYYGMAAGLAAGMPLGDHFRVGAGVKYLREAIDVYSATGWAVDLGAQWMAGTMPLQLGAAVLNLGSDPTFIDESFPIPTIFQAGGSYTFPLNSLSGGLMVSADVRSAKDRDTSIRYGVEYQHLQMVSLGVGYRTALDSQDLSFGFTFHRDRVELQYAFLPQSDSLLGDSHRFGLGVKLW from the coding sequence ATGTCCCGATCGTCCCGCCATTCCATCAGGATCAGAATGATCATTGCCGCATGCTTGGCCCTCTTCTTTCTCGCCGCCGCCGGGTCCACCGGTTGGGCTGAGATGACAGGGATGGCATGGCTGGCCAATCAACCGGATGTCCGTTCCGCCCTTCTCGGCGGTGCGGTGGTATCGAATGTTGCGGATGCTTCCGCGACCCTGTGGAACCCCGCCGGTTTAGCGGGGATCGACGGAGGTGAAGGGCTTGTGACGCATGCCGCGTCCTTTGCCGATATCCGCCGGGAATTCGCCGCCATCGCCAGAAATTACGGATCGGTGGCGCTGGGCGCCCATTTCGAGGGTGTTTGGACCGACGATCTGGACGGATATGATGGCAGCGGTACGTTTGAGGGGAGCTTCGGCTATTACGGGATGGCCGCGGGGTTGGCCGCCGGAATGCCCTTGGGGGATCATTTCCGCGTCGGGGCCGGGGTGAAATATCTGCGCGAAGCGATCGATGTCTATTCGGCCACCGGATGGGCCGTCGATCTGGGAGCGCAGTGGATGGCGGGGACCATGCCCTTGCAGCTGGGCGCGGCGGTCCTTAATCTTGGATCGGATCCGACTTTTATCGACGAATCGTTTCCCATCCCGACGATCTTTCAAGCCGGTGGAAGTTATACATTCCCATTGAATTCGCTCTCCGGCGGTCTCATGGTTTCCGCTGATGTCCGTTCGGCGAAAGATAGGGACACGTCGATACGTTATGGAGTGGAGTATCAGCACCTTCAAATGGTGAGTCTTGGTGTTGGATACCGGACCGCTCTCGACAGCCAGGATCTGAGTTTTGGTTTCACCTTTCACCGGGATCGCGTCGAGCTTCAGTATGCTTTCCTGCCGCAATCAGACAGCCTTCTGGGGGACTCGCATCGGTTCGGCCTGGGCGTCAAGCTCTGGTAG
- a CDS encoding sigma 54-interacting transcriptional regulator has translation MDEKGTIFGPGETEGSSGRPSSPSSPQRDVRELGEGVRLVRLGDLHFSADQFSNAQTYYERALALLDSTEEFDYLTQTELKIAECLRRRGQLDNALVAIRRAQESLGASPDPVLEGKIWAREAQICVVRGDYQGSLRLGLQAYERLRSSNEHEELAVLEHTLGRAYNRLGEVEKAQEAFKSALYSFRRIGHREGVARCLNNLGLLLKNTPRWNEAKDAFSRALTISEELGHYARVGFCSLNLAILETKIGEWAQAQTHINRAFTIAKDINNLAFLTKVHLAAGWLRHRLGQAAQAEYHFGEALTLATQHAFHRERLLAIEFQSDLHLERSSIKEAGDLLVPALADARKLAPRGDMVAELAHRLAHVEVERGNLRDAYSLAWESISISHHLEYMPDMGAGMGVLAQVLEQSGVLESAGRIYAAAVEILENGPDILERTILQVRYAKFIIRSVRLFGASDEGQELHRAWRLLDAAFRAMEKMDLSPKSVELMAEIASLEGDAGRLAGALEKLSRAYQAAERIGRVELVESLEKIRTRLEEQSAEDALLDAPELRAAEEWNLVWMGSSGSERISRVLEFALGHIRSDRGFLAFYDHGKPMVENVSGLPRRTAEQISQRIWEYIRPEAGRHLCLATDLTHDPRFVQYAGSHFADVRSLVALRLDIAGQHQGLLYLDRGLKNLRGSYGDSDVRLLSLVGSLASMALADRVRQRETANDRENHFFTDFITRDPKLRRSLKLLERIQSSDVTILLMGETGTGKGLLARCIHDANPTRRDGPFLQVNCAALPETLLESELFGFVKGAFTGATQSRKGLFEEAEGGTLFLDEVDKTSPTLQAKLLHVLDQREIRPVGSNKWSKVNARVLCATNAQLRESIEKGEFLEDLYYRMNDFIVTIPPLRDRREDIPLLVEHFFQRSVAEMHRAPRGISRKLLRLFMDAPWRGNVRELEKMVKRLVVLAEDGAVIAPDLLPADFINEPVELSGEGLKGELSRLERRVIEGCLREVDWNRSEAARRLKISYPNLLKKIKIYKIRKG, from the coding sequence GTAGCGATCCGCAGGGCTCAGGAATCCCTTGGGGCTTCACCCGATCCGGTTCTTGAAGGAAAAATCTGGGCGCGAGAGGCGCAGATTTGCGTTGTACGCGGCGATTATCAGGGTTCGCTCCGTCTCGGTCTGCAAGCCTACGAGCGTCTCCGCTCCTCGAACGAACATGAGGAACTGGCCGTCCTTGAACATACCCTGGGACGAGCCTACAACCGGCTGGGAGAGGTTGAAAAAGCGCAAGAGGCTTTCAAAAGCGCGCTTTATTCTTTCCGCCGGATCGGCCATCGCGAGGGCGTCGCGAGGTGTTTGAACAATCTTGGATTGTTATTAAAGAACACGCCCCGTTGGAATGAAGCGAAGGATGCCTTTTCACGGGCGTTAACGATTTCCGAAGAACTGGGCCACTATGCGAGGGTGGGGTTCTGTTCGCTGAATCTCGCCATCCTTGAGACCAAGATAGGCGAGTGGGCGCAAGCACAAACACATATTAACAGAGCTTTCACAATCGCAAAGGATATCAACAATCTCGCCTTCCTGACCAAGGTCCATTTGGCCGCCGGATGGTTGCGTCACCGGCTGGGTCAGGCGGCGCAGGCCGAGTATCATTTTGGCGAGGCGCTGACCCTCGCGACACAGCACGCCTTTCATCGTGAACGTCTCCTGGCGATCGAATTTCAATCGGATCTCCATCTTGAGCGCAGCAGTATAAAGGAGGCGGGAGATCTCCTCGTCCCCGCTTTGGCGGATGCAAGAAAGCTGGCGCCAAGGGGCGATATGGTCGCGGAGCTTGCCCATCGCCTTGCGCACGTTGAAGTGGAGCGGGGGAATTTACGCGACGCCTACAGTCTGGCCTGGGAAAGCATTTCCATCAGTCACCATCTGGAATATATGCCCGACATGGGAGCGGGGATGGGCGTTTTGGCGCAGGTTCTGGAACAGAGCGGCGTTCTCGAATCAGCCGGGCGGATCTATGCCGCCGCCGTCGAGATCCTTGAAAATGGTCCCGATATCCTCGAACGGACTATCCTTCAGGTCCGATATGCGAAATTCATCATCCGGTCGGTGCGTCTATTCGGCGCATCCGACGAAGGCCAAGAACTTCACCGGGCCTGGCGGCTGCTCGACGCCGCCTTCCGGGCGATGGAGAAGATGGACCTCTCTCCCAAGTCGGTTGAACTCATGGCGGAAATCGCGAGTCTCGAGGGTGACGCCGGCCGGCTGGCGGGCGCCCTGGAGAAATTGTCCCGCGCCTATCAAGCCGCAGAACGGATCGGGCGCGTCGAACTTGTTGAATCTCTTGAAAAGATCCGGACTCGATTGGAAGAACAATCGGCCGAAGATGCTCTCCTCGATGCGCCCGAATTGCGCGCGGCGGAGGAGTGGAATCTTGTCTGGATGGGATCCTCGGGGTCTGAACGGATCAGCCGCGTCTTGGAATTCGCCCTTGGTCATATCCGCTCGGACCGCGGTTTCCTCGCCTTTTATGATCATGGAAAACCGATGGTCGAAAACGTCTCCGGGCTTCCTCGGAGGACGGCGGAGCAGATTTCACAAAGGATTTGGGAGTATATCCGGCCTGAGGCGGGCCGGCATCTTTGCCTCGCCACCGATCTCACACATGATCCCCGGTTTGTTCAGTATGCCGGCAGCCACTTCGCCGATGTCCGTTCGCTGGTCGCCCTACGTTTGGATATTGCCGGCCAGCATCAGGGGCTTCTCTATCTTGATAGGGGACTGAAGAATCTTCGCGGGTCGTACGGCGATTCCGATGTTCGTCTTCTCTCTCTTGTCGGAAGTTTGGCCTCTATGGCGCTGGCCGACAGGGTAAGGCAACGCGAGACGGCGAATGATCGGGAGAATCACTTCTTCACCGATTTTATCACGCGCGATCCGAAACTCCGCCGCTCTCTGAAGCTGCTGGAGAGGATCCAGTCTTCCGATGTCACTATTCTCCTCATGGGCGAAACGGGAACGGGCAAGGGCCTATTAGCGCGGTGCATTCATGACGCCAATCCAACGAGAAGAGACGGGCCGTTCCTGCAAGTGAATTGCGCGGCGCTGCCCGAAACCCTTCTGGAAAGCGAGCTGTTTGGTTTTGTGAAGGGAGCTTTCACCGGCGCCACTCAATCCCGGAAGGGTCTTTTTGAAGAGGCGGAAGGTGGAACATTGTTCCTGGATGAGGTCGATAAGACGTCACCGACCCTCCAGGCAAAATTGCTGCATGTTCTCGATCAGCGGGAGATTCGTCCTGTCGGGTCGAATAAATGGTCAAAGGTCAACGCGCGTGTTCTATGCGCCACCAATGCGCAGCTTCGCGAATCAATCGAGAAGGGCGAGTTCCTGGAAGATCTCTACTATCGGATGAACGATTTTATCGTGACAATCCCGCCCCTTCGCGACCGGCGGGAGGATATTCCTTTGCTGGTCGAACATTTCTTCCAGCGGTCCGTCGCGGAGATGCACCGCGCCCCTCGCGGCATCTCCCGCAAGCTTCTGCGTCTTTTTATGGATGCGCCCTGGCGGGGGAATGTCCGCGAACTGGAGAAAATGGTCAAGCGCCTTGTCGTTCTGGCGGAAGACGGAGCGGTCATTGCTCCTGATCTGCTTCCCGCTGATTTTATCAATGAGCCGGTTGAACTTTCCGGCGAAGGTCTCAAAGGGGAACTCTCGAGATTGGAACGCCGGGTGATTGAGGGTTGTCTCAGAGAAGTCGATTGGAACCGATCCGAGGCCGCACGACGTCTGAAGATCAGCTATCCAAATCTGCTGAAAAAGATTAAAATTTATAAGATTCGCAAAGGGTAA